The Actinomycetota bacterium region GCAAGCACACGGAGCCGCAGGTGGGAATTCAGCCTCCCGTTGGGCGGATTTGGAGTACAGGGAACCGCCGACTCCCCACCTAGCGCGACCGCAGGCGAAGCATAGCCGGATACGTCTCGCGGAGGCGGCGCGATTTGAACGCGCGAGGGGCTTACCGCCCCAACGGGTACTCCAGACCCGCGCCATAGGCCAATCTAGGCGACGCCTCCACCCTGATTGTACGCACGGGCCGCAGCAGGGCCGGAGCAGGGCCGCAGCGGGGCGAGAGGGGGAGCGTTGGGGGTCGTTTTGTCTCCAACATCGTGGTGGAGGGCATCAGGGTGGACGAGCGTCCCCCAGATGGGTTACCGGGCGATTCCGCGGGGTATATGCGCCTCACACACCGGGCACGGTCACCGACGGGAGAGGTGTGGGCGCGCAGGAGGGCGCAAACGTGGCGTTTGAGCGTGAATGTGGCAGCAGAAGTTGACCGACAATCACGGCTTCGCCCGGGGCTGTGTGTAATGATGAGGCCGACATGGGGGTTCTAGGCGTCTGGCTTGGGACCTTTTGGTATAAGTGAGGGGAATGATGGGGGTGATCTCTTTGGGTCCTCGTGCCGCGCGCCCGAGCCGGCGCTCGGAGGGTGCAGCAACTCGACGGTCTCGACCGATCGCAGTGCTCGTGGTGAGCCTGATGTTGGTGCCGCTGGCGTGGCTGTTCGGTGCCCTGCCAGCTGGGGCGCAGGTCGCGCCGGTGCCGACACCTACTCCCAACTGCGCGGTGGGGTCGTCAGCCTGCCAGCAGGGCCTGCTGGTGATCAACAAGTCCACCGGGGCGGTCACATCCCGGGTGCTGATCCCGGGCGACAACACCGAGAACCAACACAACGACGGCCTTGAGTGCCACGGGCCGAGCAGCGGGAAGTGCTGGCTCGCCTTCGGCAGCAACGGCCTGGGCGTGCTCGACGTCGCCAATGCCCAGGGGTGCAGCCCGACCGCCAGCACCAACGTGGCGGCGGTGGACACCGCCGGTTCCGGGAGCCGCTTCGACGCCATCGCCCTGGACCAGGCCAATGGCACCCTGTACGCGGTCAAGGGGACCCAGTTCGGGTCGGTCAACACCTCCAGTGGCGCCTTCACCGCCATCGGGTCCAGCCTGGGCGGTTCGATCCCCGGTGGGTCGGCCGGGGACAGCAATGACCTGGTCCTGGCCCTCGCCTGGGACGCGGGCGCCGGCAACTTCCTGGCGTCGATCGACCAGGGACACGGCAACGGCGCCAGCTTGCTGGTCCGCATCGACCCCTCCACCGGCACCCTCGTGCAGAACGACTTCGGGAGCAACGACTCCCTGGGCGTGCAGGCCGACGGCGGCCGCGGCGAGGTCTCTGGCCTCGTCTTCGAGGGCAGCACCCTCTATGCCGCCACCAGCGCAGCCGACACCGGCGGCCATCTGGAGACCCTGAACCCCGCCACGGGCACCCTGACCGACGTGGGCGTGTTCGGCGTGGACATCCCCAAGGTGCGCAGCCTGACGGCCGATGGCGCCGGCCAGCTCTTCGGCCTGACCGGGACCGCCGGGGCCGACGTGGGCCCGCTGCCGTGCCCGACGCCGTCGCCCAGCCCCAGCCCGTCGCCCAGCCCGAGCCCACCGCCGCCTCCGCCGCCCCCGAGCCCCACACCCTCGCCTGCCGCGTCGGTACTGGGTACCCAGTCGGTGCAGAATCCCAGCCCGTCGCCGTCGACCACGGTCCTCGGGGTGCAGTTCAACAAGGAGCCGACGTTGCCGGTGACCGGTACCAACGTGCTCCCGCTGGTGCTTGCCGCGGTGCTCTGCTACCTGCTGGGTGCCTTCGCCCTGATGGTGTCCTCCAAGCAGACGCCCCGGTTCGTCACGGTCTCGGCGAGCATGATCCGGCGCCTGCGCTCGGGCCACTCCGACGGCCACTCCCACGGCAACGGGCACGGGGTCATCGGTGAGTTCGTGCGGGAGATGCGGAGCTGGTTCGTGGAGAACGAGCACCGCCCGGACGACGAAGAGTAGGACCCGCTCGCAGCCAGGGGGCCCGGTGAATGCCGGGCCCCCTGGCGCGTCCGGTGCCTACTTCACCGGCTGGCCGCAGTCCGGGCACAGGAACGGTTTGCTGGCCGACACCGCCCGCCGGATGCCGTAGACGATGAACGGGAAGCTCGGCCCGGGCACCTGGCGGACGGCCTCGACGGTGCCGTGGGTGGGGCAGGTGCCGCTGCGGGTCTGGGTCTTTGTGGCCATTGACCTCCTCCTCTCCTCTCGTTGATGCAGTACTCGGTGCGTCCTCGATGCGGTCCTAGCGTCAGCGTGAGATGGGCAGCCAGCTGAAGCGGCGCAGGGCGATCAGCAGGCCGCCGAGCCCCCAGGCGGCCACGATCAGCAGGTCCCACCCGGCGAACCCGGGGCCGCTGGTGTGGGGGTTGTAGGCCACCAGCAGCGCCGACGCCAAGTGGCGGACCGGGAAGACATCGGCAACCTTCACCAGCCAGTGGGGGAGCTGGGACACCGGGACGAAGACGCCGGAGATGAAGTAGAGGGGCAGCATCACCGACTGGGTGACCGGCTGAGCAGAGTCCTGGTCGTGGATCACCGAGGCCAACCCGTACGCCAGGCAGCAGAACGACAGCGCGCCCACCACAATGGTCACTGCCAGTGCCGGTGCGGTCCGGGCCGGGACCTGCACGCTGTAGAAGACCCAGCCAATCCCGAACAGGACGACCGCGATCCCCAGCGCGGCCACTACTGCGGTGAGCGCCCGCCCGCCGATCACCGCGCTGGCCGGGACGGGCGTCGCCCGGCGCCGCTTGAGGACGCCGGTCTCGCGCTGGGCGGTGACGGCGATCACCAGATTGATGAAGGAAGCGGCGATGATGCCCAGGGTCATGATGCCCGGCACGTACTCCACGGTGGCGCTCACCTTGCCCCCGGCGACGCCCACGGTGCTCCCCTTGCCCCCGAACAGGGCCGCCAGCAGCACGAGGAAGATCACCGGCAGGGCGAGGGTGAAGAACTGGTACTGGGGGTTGCGGAGGAACGCCCGCAGGTCGTAGCGGAACTGGTGGAGTGTCATCGCGGTCCCTCCTCGTTCGTGAGCGACAGGTACACGTCCTCCAGCGAGGGGCGCCGGACGTCGATGTCGGGCAGATCGGCGCCGTGGCCGAGGGCCCAATCCGCCAGCATCTGGAGGTGGACGAGCGGGCTCTCGCTGTGGATGACCGTCGCCCCGTCCGGCCCCTCCTCGGCCAGCGGTCGCAGCCCGCTCGGCATCTCCCGGACCTCGAGGGCCGCAGGGAGCGTGAAGGTGATCGCCGCGGTCATCCGGTCCCGGCCCCCCAGGGTGTGGGGCGTGCCCCGGGCGACGATCTGGCCCGCCTTCATGACCGTGATCCGGTCGGCGAGGGCTTCGGCCTCGTCCATGAAGTGGGTGGTGAGGAACACGGTCTTACCCAGGTCGCGCAGCCCGGCGATCACCTCCCAGGCCGCCCGCCGGGCCGAGGGGTCGAAGCCGGTGGTCGGCTCGTCCAGGAAGATGAGCTCCGGGTCCCCGATGATGGCCATGGCCACGTCGAGGCGCCGGCGCTGGCCGCCGGAGAGCTCCGTGCCGATGGCCCCCTCCCGGCCCTTCAGGCCCACCAGCTCGATGGTCTGCTGCACATCCCGGGGGTGGCTGTAGTACCCGGCGTAGAGCTCGAGGCATTCCCGTACCGAGAGGCCGGGCTCCGGCTCGGACTCCTGCAGCACGACCCCCACCCGATCCCGCCACGCCCCGGTACCCCGGGCCGGATCGACGCCCAGCACGCTGACCTCGCCCGCCGTGCGCTTCCGGAAGCCCTCGAGAATCTCCACGGTGGTGGTCTTGCCGGCGCCGTTGGGCCCGAGGAAGGCGAAGATCTCGCCTGCGTGCACCTCGAGGTCGATGCCCCGGACTGCCGGGTGGCTGCCGTAGCTCTTGACCAGGCCCCGGACCTGGACCACCGGCGAGGTGGCGTTCGTCCCGTCCCGGGCGGGCTGCGTTTCGGTGATGGGCATGTCGCCTCCGTCCGTCATGGTGCGATGAGCCTCCTCCTGCGCCGCCGGGCGGTCATCGGCGCCCGGGAGGATCTTCCAGGCCGGCCGGGCCGGATGCCCTCCACCCACGGGTGGAAAGGAAGTGGATACGAAATGGACAGGAAGTGGACGCGGGTGAAGGGGGGTGGATGTTCGGGCGGCGGCGAATCCGCCGGGCGTCGGGCGAC contains the following coding sequences:
- a CDS encoding ABC transporter ATP-binding protein; translated protein: MTDGGDMPITETQPARDGTNATSPVVQVRGLVKSYGSHPAVRGIDLEVHAGEIFAFLGPNGAGKTTTVEILEGFRKRTAGEVSVLGVDPARGTGAWRDRVGVVLQESEPEPGLSVRECLELYAGYYSHPRDVQQTIELVGLKGREGAIGTELSGGQRRRLDVAMAIIGDPELIFLDEPTTGFDPSARRAAWEVIAGLRDLGKTVFLTTHFMDEAEALADRITVMKAGQIVARGTPHTLGGRDRMTAAITFTLPAALEVREMPSGLRPLAEEGPDGATVIHSESPLVHLQMLADWALGHGADLPDIDVRRPSLEDVYLSLTNEEGPR
- a CDS encoding ABC transporter permease, whose amino-acid sequence is MTLHQFRYDLRAFLRNPQYQFFTLALPVIFLVLLAALFGGKGSTVGVAGGKVSATVEYVPGIMTLGIIAASFINLVIAVTAQRETGVLKRRRATPVPASAVIGGRALTAVVAALGIAVVLFGIGWVFYSVQVPARTAPALAVTIVVGALSFCCLAYGLASVIHDQDSAQPVTQSVMLPLYFISGVFVPVSQLPHWLVKVADVFPVRHLASALLVAYNPHTSGPGFAGWDLLIVAAWGLGGLLIALRRFSWLPISR